A window of Arcobacter acticola genomic DNA:
AAAAATTTATATTAATACATTTATGTTTAGAGAAGTTTCTCATGAAAATTCTGCAAATGAAATATTTGATACTTTAAACTCTAAATTAGAACCAAAATGGTTAAAAGTTATCGCAGATTTTAAACCAAGAGGAAATGTGCATACTGTTATAGAAATAGATAGCGCAAAAATGTAAGGATTTATACCTTGGAAAGATTAGTTACAACTTCTGAAGCTGCCCAAATATTGGGATTGTCTTTACAAGGTATACATTACAGAATAAAAAAAGAACAATTAAAATCTATCAAAAAAGATGGTAAAACTTTTGTTTATGTGGATGATGAACAAAAACATGATGAAACACCTACAAAAACAAAAGCTGAACCCATAAGACAAACTATACATGATAATTCACAAGCTATTATTGATGTTAAAAATGAACAAATAGAACTTCTACAAAAATCTATGAAATGGATGAAAAAACAATATATTTCTGAAATTTTTAGGTTAGAAAAAAATCAAAAAAGAATAATAGAAGTTTTTAACTCAGAAATCAAACTTTTACAAAGTGCATTTAATGAAATGCGTTCTGTTTATAAGCCCCAAATTCAACAAGAAATAAAAACAAAAACTGAAAAACAAAGTAATGATTTTATTTTAGTTAAAGATTTTTTTATTTTAATGAAAAGATATAATAAAACTGAACAAGAAATAAGATTTATTATATTTAATGCTATAAAAAATGCAGATAAAAGATTTATTTATAATAAAGTTGAAAAGAAATTGTTGATTTTAAATTCAGATTTTCTTGATTTAATTTAAAAAATTAGGCAAAAAAAAAGAGTACTTTAAGTACTCTTCTCCAGATACCCAAACACACCACTAAGTAAGGTGCCTTGCTATGTTCCCATCCTGGGGCGTTGTCTCAAATAATAATTGTAAGGGTCTAAAGAAGAGCATTCAAAATATCTAGATATTCTCAATGTTCCTCTTTTGAGATTGGAATTATACTATAAAAATCTTTAATTTATTATAAATTAATTTCCTTTTGAAAACTAATCTGTATAATACGTTTTTAATAGAAAGTTGAGAATAGAAAATTGACAAAAAAATTTAGTTATATTGGTATATTATCATTAATATTCGCCATGTTTATATGGGCAAGTTCGTTTATTGCTTTAAAAGCTGCTATGGAAGATTTAGGACCATTTACAGTTATATTTTTAAGAATGCTCATTGCATCTTTGTGTTTTGTTTATTTTATAAAATCTTTTTTAAAATATGATTTTTCAAAAAAAGATATAAAATTTATACTTTTATTGGCTTTATTTGAGCCATGTTTATATTTTATATTTGAATCAAAAGCCTTACAATTAACAAGTGCATCACAAGCTGGAATGATTACTTCCCTAATGCCAATAATCACAGCTATGGCAGCAGGATATTTTTTAAAAGAAATTATCACAAAACAATTAATATTTGGTTCCTTAATAGCAATGTCTGGAGCTATATGGTTAAGTTTACAAGGAACAACATCAATTAGTTCTCCAAATCCTCTTTTGGGAAATTTCTTAGAGTTTCTTGCTATGGCTTGTGGTGCTGGTTACACAATAACAGCTAGATATTTAAGTGATAAGTATTCTGCTTTGTTTATTACAGCCATTCAGGCCTTTATAGGTGCTATATTTTTCGCACCACTATTTTTATATGAATATTTTACTATTCCTTTAAATATTACAATGAATTCTTTTCTTTGGGTTCTTTATTTAGGTGTAGTGGTAACTTTGGCTGGTTATGGTTTATATAATTATGCTTTAACAAAGATTCAAGCTTCAAAGGCTGCTGTTTTTGTATATTTGATTCCTGTATTTACTTTGATTTTGGCATATTTTGTATTAAATGAAAAATTATCTATTATTGAATTCATAGCTTGTCTTGTGATTTTAGTTGGTGTATTTATATCAGAAGTATCAAGTTCTTGGTTTAAGAAAAGAATATGATTTATTTAATCCTTTTTCTTAGTGCATTTATATCTGCAACTTTATTTCCTTTAGGAAGTGAGGCTTTGCTTATTTATGATATTAAAGAGGGTTATAATATTTATTTTTTAGTAATAGTGGCAACTATAGGAAATAGTTTAGGTTCACTTTTAAACTATTTTTTGGGCTTAAAAGGTGAAGAATACTTAGTAGAGAAAAAACTAATAAATGAAAAAGTGATATTAAAATCAAAATCTTATTTTGATAAATATGGCTCTATTTCTTTACTTTTTTCTTGGCTTCCAATAATTGGAGATCCCATAACATTTGTAGCTGGAATTTTAAAATATGATTTAAAAAAATTTATAGTTTTGGTTGTTATTGCAAAATTATCTAGATATCTTTTTATAGCTTATTTAGTAGTTTAATGTAAATACACCAAAGTGTATTTACATTTTAAATTAGAAGTTAGAAACATTCCCGTAAGCTTCCCTTGTACTCATAGGAATCTCAGGTCTAAATTTTTGAGATTTAATTTCAGGAAGCATTAAACCTTTTGATTTGTGCTCTCTAATTTTATATTCACCACTTTCGTGTCCAGATGAATAATATGTACTAAAATCTGTAGTATAAGGCATATCCCATACAATTGCACCAGCAGTAGGACAGGCTTCTGCACATCTTGGTGCATCTGCATGGTCAACACACTCTACACATGATTCAGGTTTTACATATAAAATTCCATCTTTTGGATTTTTTTCATTTCCATCTGCTAATATTGCTGCAACTGGACACTCAGATTCACAAGCTTCACAAGCTATACATTCATCTGTAATTTTAACTGCCATCTTCTATCCTTTTTATAAAATATAAAAAATAATATGCAATTTTTGTTCCCTTATAAAATTAGTTTACAATTTTTTTATAAAGAATTTCTTTTGTTGATTCTTCTGCAATATTATCATTATAGATTAATTCAACATCTTTTTCTTTGTTGATATACTCTTTTGTAATAATACATTTTTCAAGATTTTCTTCAGATGGAGTAATATATTGTAAGGGAAGCATAATACTTTCAATAATACCTCTAAGACCTCTTGCTCCAACATCTTTTTCAACTGCAATTTCTGCTATTTTATCAAGGGCTGGTTCTGTAAATTCTAGTTCAACCCCATCAAGTTCAAATAGTATTTCATACTGTTTAGTAATGGCATTTTTTGGCTCTTTTAAAACTCTAATTAAATCCTCTTTTGAAAGTTTGTTAAGCTCTGCAATAATAGGAATTCTTCCTATAAATTCTGGAATTAAACCAAATGAAATCAACTCTTTGGCTTCAATAGGTTTCTTATTGGCTTCTTCATCTTCTTTTTTCAAAAATCCCATCTTAGGAGCTTTTTTAGTTTTTTTAACACTATCATCTTCCCTTAATCCAACAAATGCACCACCACAAATAAATAAAACATGAGTGGTATCAAAAATCACAGTTTCAGCAGATGAGTTTTTTCTGCTTCCTTTTACAGGAACATAAACATCAGCACCTTCTAAAATCTTTAGTAATCCTTGTTGAACACCTTCTCCACTCACATCTCTACCACTTGTCTCACTTTCACTTTTATTGGCAATTTTATCTATTTCATCAATATAAACTATTCCTCTTTTTGCTTTTTCTAAATCATAATCAGCGCTTGCAAGTAGTCTTGATAAAATAGATTCAACATCTTCTCCCACATAACCAGCTTCTGTTAATGCTGTAGCATCAGCAACAGCAAAAGGAACATCCATAATTCGTGCAAGAGATTTTGCAAGAAGTGTTTTACCACTTCCTGTGGGACCTATTAGCATAATATTTGATTTTTCTATTTCTATATTTTTTACTATTGGTTTATCAATTCTTTTATAGTGATTATATAAAGCAACGGCTAAAATTTTTTTAGCTTCATCTTGGCCAATTACATAATCATCTAAATGCTCTTTTATTTTAATAGGAACACTAAGGCCTTTTTGGAACTCTTTTTTACTATCTTTAATAAGCTCTTTTTCAAGAACTTTAGAACACATACTTATACATTCATCACAGATATGAGAAACTTCACTTGAGAATATTTTTTTTACTTCTGTTATCTCTTTTCCACAGAAATCACAAGTAGCTGTACTATTCATTGCTATTTATAAAATTATTAATACTCATATTTAAAACCTCTAAGTTATGAGTTTTAATAAATTTATCCTCTTTTTTTGTTAATTCTTCTTTATCAAATAAAGAAAGACCAGCATTTAAATCAATAGTTATTTCATTTGTAACCATTCTAAAAGTATCCCTTGAAAAATCTACTCCTAAAAATAGATAATCTTTACCTTTTCTATACTCTTTTAGTATATTAGGCATTGCATAACCACCCATAGCTTCTGTTAACCAATCAACAAAATCAGCATCTGATATAATGAAATTCATTTCAGGTTTAGTAGAACCCATTGGTTTAAAAAGTATTGGTAAGTCTAAGTTTAGATTTTCTTTTTCAATTCTTGTATATTTTTGCTCTTTTACATCAAATAAATAGATTAAATATCTATCCCAATCTGCTGTTATTCTTGAAACACCTGTGATTAAAAAATGCTCTACATCATTGTATATCTTTTGTAAACTATCATCCATATTAGTATCAATAATATATTTTGGTTTTAGTTCTTTTAACCACTTATAAATATCTGGTATTTCATACTCTTTTGATGAATAGATATGATTTGTCATTTGAATAATAAATTCTCTACCTTTTCTTTGCTCTAAGCTCATAGCAGCTCGACTGTATTCATACATAAGCCTATCACTCATAGCTCTTCCATTGTTTAAAGCTAGAATCATTGAATCACTATCATAAGGAAGAGTAGAACCATCCTTTGTTTTCGTATTTTCAAACACTCCCATTCCTAAAAAAGGAATAAGTTGACCAGTTTTTATCTTCTGTTTTATATCATCCATGACATCCAGCTCCTGTGTATGAGTGATATGCTTTGTTTAGTGCCAATCGGATTTTTTCTAAATCTAAAGGCTTCTCTAAATTCTCAGGCATATCTATATGATAGATGGCACCATCTTTACCTATTAAAAAAAGTGCTTTTGTTAATCTATTTTCTAGAGTACCACTTACAATTTTCGTTCCGTACATATTTGCAAACTCTTCATTTATATCAAATATAGGAATTAATTTTTTAAACTTGTATGATAAAGTGGTCTTTTCACTAAATATTACATATGTAAAAATATCTATTTTTGCAGCACTAATAAACTCATCAAAAGTAATTATTTCTTCAGAAAAATCATCAAAGAAGGGAAAAGATAAAAATAATTGAATATTTCTATTTGGACTTGCTTTTTTGATAGTTACTTCATTATTGTTTATATCAACAGCATCGAAATTATCTGCCATATAACCAATATCCACAAAATCATCAATTAATTCTAGTTCTTCATTTTTGTATGTTATTTTAGATTTCATATTTTTTTATTTTATAACCTATTTGTCTAAGAGTTATTCCTAACTCTAATGCTGCACTTGAATGATTGAAATCATTATTCTCAAGAGCCTCAATAATCGCATCTTTTTCTAATTCTTCTAAATTTAGAGTTTTTTTAGATATTGGTTTAAAATCACTTTTTAATTTATGATCAAAAAGTGCAGGAAGTAAAAGTAACATATCTGATTTATTTATTCCTTCTTCATTTCCCATTAATACAATACGTTCTAGTGTATTTTCAAGTTCTCTTACATTTCCTGGCCAAGGATAATCACATAATGCATCCATAGCTTCATCTGTTATAGTTACCATCTTTTTATGGTTTCTAATAGATCTTTCTAAAAAGAAATTTACTAGTTGTTTTATATCTTCACCTCGTTCTCTTAGTGGTGGTAAATCAATAGGAATTACATTTAATCTATAATATAAATCTTCTCTAAATTTTCCATCTTTTACCATTTGTTCAAGATTTCTATTTGTTGCTGCTACTAATCTTACATTTACTTTTATGGTTTTACTTCCACCTACTCTCTCAAATTCTCTTTCTTGTAAAACCCTAAGTAGTTTTACTTGCGCTGATGCACTTATATCTCCTATTTCATCTAAAAACAATGTACCACCATCTGCTAGTTCAAATCTACCTTTTCTTGTTTCTCTTGCATCTGTAAAGGCACCTTTCTCATGACCAAAAAGTTCACTTTCAAGTAGGGTATCTGTAATTGCTGCACAGTTTAGTTTTATAAATGGTTCATCTTTTCTTTTACTTCTTTTATGAATAGCAGCAGCCACAAGCTCTTTTCCTGTACCTGTTTCTCCTCGAACTAATACTGTAACATCTGATTGGGCAATTCTTTGTATTACTTTGAAAACTTGTTGCATTTTTGGACTATCACCTATGATATCCCCAAAGTTATGAACCTTTGAGTCCCACTCCATTTTATAATAAAGCTTTAGTTCTTGAAGTCTTTCTTTCTCTTTTTGATTAAGTTGATATGAGTGTATAGTTTGTGCAAATATAGAAGCTACAATTGCCAAAATTCTAACAGTATCATCCAAGTCTATTTCGGCTGTTTTTGTAATAACAGCACCTAAAACACCTATACTTTCATTATCTATCATTAAGGGAACAGCAACGTAAGATTTTCCATTAAAATCTCTTTTTCCTGATTTATTTAAAAATAAAGAGTTATTATGAATATTCTCTACAACCACAGGCTCATTAGATTCAGCAGCCATTCCCGTTGCACCTTCACCTATTTTATATGAAGCCAAATTTTTTTGGATTTTTGATAACTCAACAGCAGCAAAAACATTTAAAATATCATCCTCAATAATATGAACAACACAATTATCTAGATTTAGAGTATTCTTCAATATTTTCATTGATTTTTCCAATGAAGTTTGTAAATCATAATGATTAGAAATAATTGAAGATATTTCATGAAGTGTCATCAGCTCTTTTATTGTAAGGCACCCCATACAGGCAGATTTATCAAACATTTTTACTCCTTTTGTGTACATTTAATATTTATTCAAATTATATCTATAATCAATGCTATAAATAAGCATTCATTTATATAATAAACATACAATTTCTTAATCTGAAATTTTTTTGCAAACTTCTTCTTTAGGAAGCTTTTTAATACCTGGTTGTATCCACCAAATTTCACCATTTGATAAGCTTGCATTTCCACCCCATTTTTCATCACTATCAAACTCTATTTCTTCTATTGTTTCTTCCATATCTTTTTTTGCAAAATAAAAAGATACAACTCCATCTACTTCTCTTAACATTACTTTTGCCATAATTTACTCCTTGTTTATAAATAAATTTTTGATTTTTTTTATTAAGTCATTTTCTTTAAATGAGATTTTAAAAAACCCTTTTTTTAACTCTTTAACCACAAAACTTTTATCAAATTTTTTTAAAGTCTCAGGATAATCATCTCTATAATGAGCTCCCCTACTTTCACATCTTTTTTGAGCACTTAAAATAATTGCTTCTGAAATCTCAAGAGCATTTCTAAGTTCTAAAATTGCTGTTAATTCAACATTATTATTTTTTTCTTTATTGATACAATGTAATGTATAAGAGATTTGTCTTAGGTATTTTATATAATCAAATGCAAGGGTTAAATTTTTTTCATTTTTAATAATTCCAGCTTTTTCAAATAAGCATTTCCCAAGACTTATTCTTATTGCATTAAAGTTTTTACTTGTATCTGATGAAAAAATAAAATCAATCATTTCAATATCTTTTATTACGGTGTTATAGTCTATTGGTGCATACTCAAACTCTTTGGAAAACTCTTTTGCTTTATTACCTGCAAGTTTCCCAAATACACATCCTTCAAGTAAAGAATTACCACCCAATCTATTTGCACCATGAACTCCATTTGAAGCCATTTCTCCACAAATAAATAAACCTTTTAAATCAGATTCAGTCATATTTACATCAACTCCACCCATTGTATAGTGTGCAACAGGTTTGATTTCTAATAATTCTTTAGATAACTCAACTCCACTTTGCATAAGTGCAGCATTATATAAAGATGGAAGCTTTTGCTGTATTTTTTCAAGACCTAAATGTCGTAAATCAATAAATACTTTTTTACCTTCAAGTTGTTCTTTTAAAATAGCTCGTGCTACTTTATCTCTAGTTTCAAGCTCATTTATAAATCGATCACCTTCACTATTTACTAAGTAACCACCCTCTCCTCGAGCTGCTTCTGTTACTAAATAATTTGTTTTTACAAAACCAGTTGGATGAAATTGAACAAACTCCATATCTTTTAAATAAAGCCCGGCTCTTAAAGCAACAGCTAATAAATCCCCTGTATAATCAGGTGCATTTGTTGAGTAACCTCTATAAATGCCAGCATATCCTCCACCTGCAAGAACAACAGATTTTGATGAATAAATAATAACTTGTGAAGTTTCTTTATTTAATGAAACTACGCCACTTACTCTATCTTGGTATTTTGCAAGATTTAAAATGAAATTATTTGGTAAAAAAGTTATACCCATAGTTTTTGCTTTTTTTATAAGACTCAAGGTTATAGCACTTCCTGTTTTATCTCCTACATAACAAGTTCTATTTGAACTTCCTCCTCCAAAAGGCCTTTGAAGTATTTTATTATTTTCATCCCTATCAAAATCTACACCATATTCAATTAATTTTTCAATAATAGTTGATGCTTGTTTGCACATATAAGTTATTGCTTTTTTATTTCCAAGCCCTTTTGCTGAATTAAATGTATCTTGAATATGTTTATTGATTTCATCTGTATTATTTATATCAAGAACAGCATTTATTCCACCACTTGCCATTGAAGAATTTGATTTAAAGACATTAGACTTTGAAATAAGTGCAACCTTATTGTTTTCATCTTTTGCTTCAATAGCTGCCATTAAGCCAGCTATTCCAGAACCTACAACTATTACATCGTAAATCATTTTATACTCTATACATCAAGTCGTATTTCGCTTTTGATGTTGCTGGTATTTTTGTTATTTCTAAGTTCTTTTTTATATGTACTGGAACTTTTGATGCAAATAGTGATGAGATAAGTCCTGGTGTTGAACGAACAAATTGAAGTGCTAATTGAATATCATTTTCTAAAATCATTTTAGAATCAAGAAGGTAACCAACTTGTGTATTAAATGATTTTTTAAATAGATTCATTTGTAATAATGATGAGCTTGAAATTACACCAATTTTTAATCTATGAGCTGCTTGAAGTAATGTACAATCTTGCCCTTTCACTTTTTGAGTGGGCATTGTATATATAGAAGTTTTTGCCATATTAAAAGGTGTTTGAATATATTTGAAGTTGTGATTAGGCCCTGCTACTTTTATGGCAATATCAACTAAATCTTCTAAATTTATATGTTCATTTGACTCTTTTTGATTTATAAATCCATTCCAAACAGCTACCCCATAAGATTTTATTAAACCATTAGTAACCATATTTTCAAATCTTTTAAAAATAGATTCAATTTTTTTTAGAAATATTTTATATCCTAGTTTACCAATTTGTATTTCAGGATTATGTAAAAAATAAATATCAAGTGTTTTTACACCAAGATTTTTCAAAGATTGTTTACATGACCACTCTAAATAATCAGGAGTCATACAATGTTGATCTAATTCAATATCTTCAAGTTTTGCCAATGAGGTGTTAATTATATTTTCTTCAATCCAAGTATAGGGATTTTTGGGGAAAGGAAATTCAAGTTGAATAAAACCACCCTTTGAACATATAATTAATTCCTCTCTTTTTACACTATTTTCTTGAAATAATTCTTCTAAAGCAATACCAATCTCTTTCTCACTTTGTCCATATCTATAATTACTTGCTGTATCTATTAGGTTTATTCCACTTTTTATAGCTTCTTTAACACCTTCTATATAATGAAAAACATAGTTCTCTTCTTTGTAAGGTTCTTTATTAAAAGTTCCAAGCCCTAGTTTTGAGAAAACTAAATCATTGTGTTTAATATAAAAATCTTTATAGTGTGGGAATTTTTTTGCAAAACTATAAGTTGCTTCAAGAGTTGCTATCATGGCTTTAATTCTTTTCTATATTCATAAAAAATTATCGCACTTATATAAAGTATCAAAATAATAGGTAAAACAAATTTTTCCATAGATTTTCTCCTTGTAATAAGGGAACAAAATAAATTGTTCCCAAACTTTCTAAGTATTAAGGTGTACTAATCTATATGCAATAAGTGTTCCATAGCTTTGTGTAGAATTATATATTTTACTGCTTCACCATAGGTGCAAATGCTTTTGTACTTACATTTATTATGTCACCTATTTTTAAATTTTTTGCTTCTTCATTACCAATTACAACTTCAACTAATTGTTGTCCTATTGTTATAATAGCAACATAAATTACATCAACTTTAATGATATCTAGAAGTTCTCCTTCAAATGAAAATTTAGCACTTCCATTTGTTTTTAATAGGGCCTCTTTAGGAGTGGTATCTTTTATTATTTGTCCATTATTTAAAACTACCATTCGATTTGAAAGTCTATATATCTCACTTGGATCGTGACTTACCATTATGGTAGTAGTGTTAAACTCTTTATGTAATGTTAGAATTTCATTTTGAAGTTTTGTTCTCATAGATGGATCTAAAGCTGATAGTGGTTCATCCATAAGTAGAATTTTAGGTCTATTCATTAATGCTCGACATAAGCTAATTCTTTGTTTTTGACCGCCACTTAGAGTTTGTGGAAGTCTATTTTTTAGTTCACTTAGTTCGGTGATTTTTAATAAATGATTCGCAAGTTCTATATCTTTGTTTACATATAAAAGATTTTCAAGAACAGTATAGTTTGGGAAAAGTGCATAATCTTGGAATACAAAACCAATCTCTCTTTTTTGAGGACTTAAAGAAAATTTCTCATCAAGCCAAATAGAATTATTTATTTTTATTATTCCACTTGCTTCTTCAAGACCTGCTAGAATTCTTAGAAGTGTAGTTTTTCCACTACCGCTAAGACCTGCAAGAGCTACAAACTCACCTTGTTTTATTTCTAGATTTACATTTAAATTCATTAAACCATTTGATCCATGAAGTTGTTTTTGTATATTTATTTTTATCATCTTTTATTCTTTCAAATCAAATTCAATTTTAGAAAAACTAATTTTTTTAAAGATTTTTAACTTCTTTCTCAAAGGCAACCATTTAATAAGTATTGTAGCCATTGCCTCCCACATAGAAACCCATCCTGCTATCATTAATCCCTCTGATATTATTCTATATGTTAACTCTTCATTTGTTTCTGTTAAAATTGATAAGGTTATAAAAAATACTCCAATAAGCATAAATATAAGCGAATTTTTCACCTGCTCTTTCATTTTCTTTTTTTCAAGTTCTTCCAGGTAGCTAAAATAGTTATCAAAGCTTTCTTCTATTTGTAAAATATTTTCTTCTTCTATTCTTTCTTCTAAATAAAACTTTATTATGAACTTTTCATTTGATATTTCACTTACACTTTCGATTATATAATCAACTAACTGTTTAGATAAATCTTTTTTTAGAAATGTTGAACTTCTATCAAAATGCTCATAAAGATTTTCAAATTTATTAGTAGAAATTTTTATAATAATTTCATTATTTGCAGTTTTATCATATCTATCTAGTATATTTTTTTTCATTTTATATTCCTACTACACTCTTTTTTTGTTTACCATTAAAAATATAAACACCAAGAAGAGTTAAGAAACTAAGTATCACCATAATTACACTATAAATATGGGCATTTGTATAATCCATAATTTCTACAAATTCATAAATAGCAACAGAAGCCACTTTTGTTTGATCAGGAATACTTCCTCCAACCATTAAAACAACACCAAACTCTCCAACTGTATGGGCAAAGGTTACAATTATAGCTGTCATTAGTGCTGGTTTTATATTTGGTAGAGCTATTTTAAAAAGAGTTTCTATTTTACTTTTTCCGCAAATATAACTAGCTTCAAGCATATTTTTATTTAAACTTTCAAAGCCACTTTGTAGTGGTTGAATCATAAAAGGTAAGCTATAAAAACAACTAGCAATTACAAGTCCTGTAAAGTTAAATACAAGTTTAATTCCAAAATACTCTTCAAAAAATGCACCAATAGGTGAATTAAAAGATAAAAACCAAAGTATATAAAAACCTAAAACAGAAGGTGGCAAAACTATTGGTAGAGTTGTTATTGCTTCAAGTATTGGTTTAAATTTTGATTTTGTTTGTGATAAATACCAAGCAAGTGGTAGGCTTATAAAAAACAAAATCAAAGTTGTAATTGCAGCTAATTTAAAAGAGATTATAAAAGGAGAAAACTCAATAGTTTTTAATAACTCAATCATTTAACACCTCCATGATAGATAAATCACTAGCTTTTATCAAAATAGTTACCTGTTCATTTTTTTGCAGATTCATCCTTTTTGATGAATCTGCTGTTATTATACTTTCAAAAATTGTATCATTTACTTCTAAAATTATACTACTTAATAATTGACCATTTTCTATACTTTTAATATTTACAACAAGTTGATTTGATAAGCTAATTTCTCCAAATAAATTTTTTGCAATAGAAATATTTGTAGGTTTCACCGCAAGTTTTACTTTTTTACCAATCTGAACATTTTTATTTAAATCTAAACTCATCATTTTCAAAGTTTTTCCAAAAAAGTCAAACTCTACTATGTTTAAATTATCTATATTATGTATCTTTTTTATTGTTGCAATTATTTGGCTCATTCTACAATGTATCCATAATCAATAAATATTTTTTTAGCTTTTGCACTTAAGATAAAATCGTAAAATGCTTTAACTTCCATGTTATCTTTTGCATTATTAATTATAACTATACCTTGTTCTATAGCTTTATATAGTTTTGTATCAACACTTATCCAGTTTTTATTTTCTTTATATTGTGCTAAATTTTCATCAAAAAGTGAAGATTTTGGTATGAAACCTATATCTGCGGCTGTTGTAGCATAATTTACGGTAGAAGATGCCGACTCTGCGTAAACAAATTTACCTTTAGTCACTTCTTCTAATCCAGCATTTTTAATAGCTTCCATAGTTGCTGCCCCATATGGAGCTGTTTTTGGGTTTGCAATTGCAATTTTTTCTATTGAACTCTCTTTTATAATATCTATTCCTTTTGAAAAATCAAGCTCTTTGGAACTTATCATTGCAAGTGCTCCTTGAGCATAAACTACAGGTTTTGTAATTGCAATTTGATCATCATATAAAGATTGTGGGAAACCCATATTTGCTGCCATAAATATATTATATGGCGCACCATTTTTAATTTGAGCCACTAGTTTTCCACTACTTCCAAGTGTTACTTGAATTTTTGTATTAGGATTTGTTTTATTAAATTCTATAATTAATTTATCCATTGCATAACTAACATTAGCAGCAACTGCAACATTTATTTGACCTGCAAATACACTTGAAGATAAAAGTAATAATACTAAAAATATTTTTTTACCTGTAAACAGGATTCCACTTTGTTTCATCATTTTTTTCCTTATTTACCTATCATTACATCAGAGGCTTTTATAATAGCACTTACTTGTGCACCCTCTTTTATCTTTAAATTATCAATTGAATTTGATGTAATTATTGAAGCTACTTTATCACCATTTCCAATATCTATAATTAATTCAGAATTAATCTCACCTTTATTTATTGAATCTACTTTTCCTTGAAGTTTATTTCTAGCACTTATATTTAAACTTATATCAGTTGTTATTAAAACTGTATTTGATTTAAAAATAGCTACTACTTCATCCCCTAGTTTTAAATTCAAGTTAGAAACGGCTGTATTTGTAATCACAG
This region includes:
- the modA gene encoding molybdate ABC transporter substrate-binding protein, whose protein sequence is MMKQSGILFTGKKIFLVLLLLSSSVFAGQINVAVAANVSYAMDKLIIEFNKTNPNTKIQVTLGSSGKLVAQIKNGAPYNIFMAANMGFPQSLYDDQIAITKPVVYAQGALAMISSKELDFSKGIDIIKESSIEKIAIANPKTAPYGAATMEAIKNAGLEEVTKGKFVYAESASSTVNYATTAADIGFIPKSSLFDENLAQYKENKNWISVDTKLYKAIEQGIVIINNAKDNMEVKAFYDFILSAKAKKIFIDYGYIVE
- the modB gene encoding molybdate ABC transporter permease subunit, which gives rise to MIELLKTIEFSPFIISFKLAAITTLILFFISLPLAWYLSQTKSKFKPILEAITTLPIVLPPSVLGFYILWFLSFNSPIGAFFEEYFGIKLVFNFTGLVIASCFYSLPFMIQPLQSGFESLNKNMLEASYICGKSKIETLFKIALPNIKPALMTAIIVTFAHTVGEFGVVLMVGGSIPDQTKVASVAIYEFVEIMDYTNAHIYSVIMVILSFLTLLGVYIFNGKQKKSVVGI
- a CDS encoding TOBE domain-containing protein, whose amino-acid sequence is MSQIIATIKKIHNIDNLNIVEFDFFGKTLKMMSLDLNKNVQIGKKVKLAVKPTNISIAKNLFGEISLSNQLVVNIKSIENGQLLSSIILEVNDTIFESIITADSSKRMNLQKNEQVTILIKASDLSIMEVLND